In Planctomycetota bacterium, the genomic stretch GCGGGGAGCTGCTTCGAGGAGGAGTTGACGACGGCGGAGTTGCCGAGGATGACCGCCATCTGGCCGCTGTCCACGGCCCCGCCGCCGACGAGGCCGGCCTGCTGGTCGTCGGAGGTGGGGAAGAGGAGCGGGCGGCGGCGCGGGTCAATGCCCGCCTCGAGGGCCACGTGCTGGGCGAGCGGGCCGAGGGGGATGAAGTGGTGGATGATTCTGGGGAGTTGCTTCCAGGCGAGCGCGCGGTAAGCGGGCGATTCGAGGGCGTCGAGCATGGCCTTGCACCACTTGCGGCGGCGAAGGTCCATGAGCCCCGTAGAGGCCGCGGCGGAGACGCTGGTGACGTCGTAGTTGCCGGTGAGGAAGCCGGCGGAGAGTGGGCCGTGGGGCAGGATGCGCCAGGTGCGGCGCCAGTCGGTCTCGCTGAGTTTGGCCTCGTCCTTGACAAGGTGGCTGAGGCTGTAGCGGATGGCCCAGGGGCCGCCGATGAGCTGGCGGACGCGGTCCTGCCCGCCGAGGCGTTCGAGGCCGAGGGCGTTGTATTTCGCCAGGCTGTGGTCGTTCCAGCAGATGGCGCGGCGCACCTGCACGATGTCGCGGTCAATGCGGCCGGCCGTGTGATGGGTGGCGGAGATGCCGCCGGCGGCCCAGTCGGCGAGGCGGCCGAGCTCGCGGAGGCGTGCGGCGATGGCGCGGGTGCTGGCGCGGGCCTGGCCTTCGAGCTGCATGAGGTTCAGTTCCGAGATGCCCTCCTCGTCGCCCTCGCGCCAGAGGTCGGTGGGCAGGCGCACTTCGGCCAACACGCGGCCGGCCAGGTCGAACGCCAGGCACTTGACCGCCCCGGTGCTGAAGTCCCAGCCGGTGATCACGGTGGTCGGCTTCACACAGCGCAGTGCCGTTGCCATGTCGGTCGTCTCCACAAGGCACGGGTGCTAGAAGAAACCATGCTCGCGTAGCATGCCTTCGGACAGTGCGGCGTCGTGCCCGAGCTGGCGGGCGACGTAGCGGGCCAGGATGTCCACCTCGACGTTCACGGGGTCGCCCGGGCCTTTCGTGCCCAGGGTGGTTCCGCCCAGGGTGTAGGGGATGAGGGCGACGGCGAAGGCGTCGGGCGTCACATCCACGAGCGTCAGGCTCACGCCGTCCACGGCTACCGAGCCTTTGGCGGCCATGAACTTGGTCAGTTCGCGGGGCACGGCGACGCGGAGCACAGTTTGCGCGGGCAGGGTGTCCTTCGCGCGGATGGTGCCCACGGCGTCCACGTGCCCGGCCACGAAGTGGCCGCCGAGGCGGTCGCCCACGCGGAGCGAACGCTCGATGTTCACGTGCTGTCCCGGCGACAGGGCGGCCAGGTTAGTGCGGCCGATGGTCTCGCCGATGGCGTCGAAGGAGGCGCGGCTGCCGTCGAGCGCGGCTACGGTGAGGCACACGCCGTTGATGGCGATGCTATCGCCCAGGCGCGTGCCCTCGGCCAGGCGGCCCAGGTCAATGACCAGCCGCCAGGCGGCGCCGCGCCGGAGTGCGACAACCGGGCACATGGCCTCGACAATGCCGGTGAACATCTCGCGCGCTCCTCCGCGTCTTCGGCGGCCATTCTAGCCCGCGATGCGCGCCCTGTCAACCTCCAGCCGGGGGGCGGCTCGGTGGTTGACACTCTCCACCCGGCGGAGTAGAATCACCTGTGCAGCGGGAGGAACGCAAGGAGGACCGGGCCGCATGGCGGATTCGACACCCAAGCGAGACCCTGCGTCGAAGAGCGGCGCGGGCAGTCAGCCTGCGCCCGGTACGCCCCCGAAGGCAGACGAGCCGAAACGCTCGCCAGGAGCCGCCCCGCGGCCGGCGCCGGGGGCCAAGGGCCCATCAGCGCCAGCCTCGCCGAAGCAGGGCGATGCCGGGCCCGCGCCGCAGGGCGCCACGCGGCAGGAGCCGGGCGCCAAGCCTCGGCCGACAGGCGCTCCGGCCAAGCCCGCGGCGAGGCCCAGGCTCGGGCCCAACTGGAACGAGGTGCTCGCGGCGCCGCAGGAGCCGGGGCCTGTCTGGGCGGCACGCGGCAAGCTGGACTGGCGACGCTATGCGCCGCCCGTGCTCATCACGTTGGCGGTGTTGTGCGTCGCCTACACGCTCTACAGTTGCCTCCGACGCGACACGCCCGACGTCATCAGCAGCGAGGAGCAGATTCGATTCTACCGGGAGCAGATCGAGGGCGCATCGCCCATGGGCCGCCTCGCGGCGGTGCAGAGCCTCGCGGAGACAGGCGACGAGGCATTCATCCCCCTCATCCGCAAGCGGCTGGAGGACGAGGCGGGCGAGGTCGCAGGCGCCGCCTGCCTGGCCCTGGCCAAGCTGGGCGACCGCAAGGCGCTGCCCGCGATCCGCTCGATGCTCGACGCCAAGGCCCCCGAGGCCGTGGCCGGCGCGTGCCTCGCCTTGGCCGAGTTCGGCGACCAGGAGTCCGCCGAGAGCATCGCAGCCGTTCTCAAGCGCGACCAGCCGCCTGCCGTCGTGGGCGCGGCGCAAGCCCTGGCCAAGCTCGGCTACAAGGCGGCAGCGGAACCCCTCATCGGGCTCCTGAAGTCCAGGAACCTATCGGTCCGCGTCGCCGCGGTGGAGGTCCTGGGTCAATTGGGCAATCAGGCGGCCGTGAAGCCCCTCGAGGGCCTGCTCGAGGCCCCTGCGGATGGGCTGGAGCCCGAGCCTCCCGAAGAGGAGGTCACCCGGCTGAAGGAGGCCATCCGCGCCACGCTCGGCAAGCTGGGCGTCGAGGCGCCCACGCCGACGCCGCCCTCGCCCGAGCCCCCCAAGACGGCGCCGGAGGCCCCGACCACGGCCACGCCGCTCGGCGAGTGACCGCCGAAGCCACGGGGCATCCCGCTTGACTCCCCTCCGGGGCCGCGATATAATCCGGCTTGGAACCTGCCCCGTGGTTGGCGATAGGACACCGGCTTGCACGAGCCCAAACGCGATGAGTTGACCGTTCGCCAGGAACGTGTGATCCTGGTGGGCGCTCTCCTGCCTGGGGAGGACCACGGCGGCGAGGCCCCGCTGGACGAATTGCAGCGTCTGGCGGAGACGGCCGGCGCTCGCGTGGCCGGCCGCCTGACCCAGAAGCTCCCTCACATTGACCCCCGCACCTATATCGGCCAGGGCAAGGCCGAGGAACTGCGCGACCTGTGCCTGGCCGAGGACGCCGACGCCGTGCTGTGCGACCACGACCTCAGCCCCGCCCAGGTGCGCAACCTCGAACGCGTGACCGAGGCCAAAGTGCTCGACCGCAGCGAGGTGATCCTCGACATCTTCGCCACCCGGGCCAAGAGCCGCCAAGCCAAGGTGCAGGTGGAACTGGCCCAACTCGAGTACACGCTGCCGCGGCTCACACGGATGTGGAGCCATCTCGACCGCCTCGGCGCCGGCATCGGCACCCGCGGCCCGGGCGAACGCCAGCTCGAAACCGACCGCCGCGTGATCACCCGCCGCATGGCCCACATGCGCCGCGAGTTGGCCGACATCGCCAGCCGCAAGGTGCGCGAATCCGCCGCGCGAAGCGGCGAGTTCAGAGTCTGCCTCGTCGGCTACACCAACGCGGGAAAGAGCACGCTGCTCAACGCCCTCACCGGCACCAACGACGCCTTCGTCGAGGACCGCCTCTTCGCCACGCTGGACACGAAGACGCGGACCTGGGAACTCGACGGCAGCCACCGCGCGCTGCTGAGCGACACGGTGGGCTTCATCCGCCGCCTGCCGCACCACCTGGTCGCCTCGTTCCACGCCACGCTGGAGGAGGCGATTGACGCCGACCTGCTGATCCACGTGATTGATGTGAGCCACCGCGACTGCGTGCACCAGGCCGAAGTGGTGCGGCAGGTGCTCGAAGAGATCGGCTGCGGCGCCCACATGGTGCTCAACGCCTTCAACAAGTGCGACGTCGCCCTGCCCACGGTGGAGGCCGACCTCCTCGCGGCATCGCTGCCCGACCACGTGCGCATCTCGGCGCTGCGCGGGGACGGACTCGGCGAGCTGCGGGCCCGCGTGCTGCACCTCATCGCCCAGCGCGAGACGCGCGTGACGGTGCGCGCCCACTGCGGCAACGGCCGCCTCCTCGCGCTCCTGCACGAGCTGGCCAACGTGCTGGCCAGCTCCAGCGAGGATGAGCAGGTGACGCTCGAGGCCCGCGTCGAGCCCCGCCACCTGCCGGCCCTCCGGGGCGCCGCGGGGCCGAGCGACGCGATCATCGTCCATCCCGCCGCCCCCTT encodes the following:
- a CDS encoding riboflavin synthase, whose amino-acid sequence is MFTGIVEAMCPVVALRRGAAWRLVIDLGRLAEGTRLGDSIAINGVCLTVAALDGSRASFDAIGETIGRTNLAALSPGQHVNIERSLRVGDRLGGHFVAGHVDAVGTIRAKDTLPAQTVLRVAVPRELTKFMAAKGSVAVDGVSLTLVDVTPDAFAVALIPYTLGGTTLGTKGPGDPVNVEVDILARYVARQLGHDAALSEGMLREHGFF
- the hflX gene encoding GTPase HflX, with the translated sequence MHEPKRDELTVRQERVILVGALLPGEDHGGEAPLDELQRLAETAGARVAGRLTQKLPHIDPRTYIGQGKAEELRDLCLAEDADAVLCDHDLSPAQVRNLERVTEAKVLDRSEVILDIFATRAKSRQAKVQVELAQLEYTLPRLTRMWSHLDRLGAGIGTRGPGERQLETDRRVITRRMAHMRRELADIASRKVRESAARSGEFRVCLVGYTNAGKSTLLNALTGTNDAFVEDRLFATLDTKTRTWELDGSHRALLSDTVGFIRRLPHHLVASFHATLEEAIDADLLIHVIDVSHRDCVHQAEVVRQVLEEIGCGAHMVLNAFNKCDVALPTVEADLLAASLPDHVRISALRGDGLGELRARVLHLIAQRETRVTVRAHCGNGRLLALLHELANVLASSSEDEQVTLEARVEPRHLPALRGAAGPSDAIIVHPAAPLHAAAGKA
- a CDS encoding FGGY-family carbohydrate kinase; the protein is MATALRCVKPTTVITGWDFSTGAVKCLAFDLAGRVLAEVRLPTDLWREGDEEGISELNLMQLEGQARASTRAIAARLRELGRLADWAAGGISATHHTAGRIDRDIVQVRRAICWNDHSLAKYNALGLERLGGQDRVRQLIGGPWAIRYSLSHLVKDEAKLSETDWRRTWRILPHGPLSAGFLTGNYDVTSVSAAASTGLMDLRRRKWCKAMLDALESPAYRALAWKQLPRIIHHFIPLGPLAQHVALEAGIDPRRRPLLFPTSDDQQAGLVGGGAVDSGQMAVILGNSAVVNSSSKQLPARGNLDVMALNWGPFLYMRCYNNGAQFLDQVVGAKPDWKALGDAARACPPGCNGVAVMPFVAPEPSLGVDAAKAGLRWFGPTDASAGVKFRASLEAIAYLIRRGVEEHEQAGQTITRITVSGGIARSDLMCEILATVLGRRLERLESDEGPALGAAVTALAALESHRRKQRGIKGRYGVGHAVAQLIRFKAPVDPNPAWLDAYRAGWATFNERLEQL
- a CDS encoding HEAT repeat domain-containing protein, which codes for MADSTPKRDPASKSGAGSQPAPGTPPKADEPKRSPGAAPRPAPGAKGPSAPASPKQGDAGPAPQGATRQEPGAKPRPTGAPAKPAARPRLGPNWNEVLAAPQEPGPVWAARGKLDWRRYAPPVLITLAVLCVAYTLYSCLRRDTPDVISSEEQIRFYREQIEGASPMGRLAAVQSLAETGDEAFIPLIRKRLEDEAGEVAGAACLALAKLGDRKALPAIRSMLDAKAPEAVAGACLALAEFGDQESAESIAAVLKRDQPPAVVGAAQALAKLGYKAAAEPLIGLLKSRNLSVRVAAVEVLGQLGNQAAVKPLEGLLEAPADGLEPEPPEEEVTRLKEAIRATLGKLGVEAPTPTPPSPEPPKTAPEAPTTATPLGE